One genomic segment of Stenotrophomonas sp. 704A1 includes these proteins:
- the dcp gene encoding peptidyl-dipeptidase Dcp: MSRTVVLAAAISLALAACSGKESTPVSEAQKTPAQQPAEASTNPLLSASTLPFQAPQFDKIKDSDYLPAFEEGMRQHLADVREIADNPEPATFDNTLVAMERSGETLNRVSRIFFGLVQADGTEARQKIQEDIAPRLAAHQDEINLDPKLFARVKSLYDQRDTLELDPVQKRLVEHYYDGLVRAGAQLSDADKASLRKLNVEETTLSTQFHTRLVAATAAAAVVVDDKAKLAGLDDNAVNNAATAAKERKLDGKFVLPLQNTTQQPVLGSLSDRDQRAAVLKASETRAERGDANDTRQTVQRLAQLRAQKAKLLGFDTFADYQLGDQMAKTPAAALKLLTDTVPAATAKARAEAAEIQKVIDAQKGGFQVAASDWDFYAEQVRKAKYDLDESQIKPYFELDNVLQNGVFYAATQLYGITFKPRTDIPTYNPDMKVYEVFDKDGTSLALFYTDYFKRDTKSGGAWMDVFVEQDGLTGAKPVVYNVCNFTKPADGQPALISFDDVTTMFHEFGHALHGMFSNVKYPSIAGTATSRDFVEFPSQFNEHWALDPKVFANYAKHYKTGEAMPQELVDKILKARSFNQGYATTEYLSAALLDLAWHTQKADAPLQDVGAFEASALKKFKVDLPQVPPRYRTTYFDHIWGGGYSAGYYAYFWAEVLDHDAYQWFTEHGGLTAANGQEFRDKILSRGNSVELSTLYRDFRGKDPSVEPLLKFRGLK; the protein is encoded by the coding sequence ATGTCGCGTACCGTAGTCCTGGCCGCCGCCATCAGCCTGGCGCTGGCGGCCTGTTCCGGCAAGGAGTCCACCCCCGTGTCAGAAGCCCAGAAGACCCCGGCCCAGCAGCCGGCCGAAGCGTCCACCAATCCACTGCTGAGCGCCAGCACGCTGCCGTTCCAGGCGCCGCAGTTCGACAAGATCAAGGACAGCGACTACCTGCCGGCCTTCGAGGAAGGCATGCGCCAGCACCTGGCTGATGTCCGCGAGATCGCCGACAACCCCGAGCCGGCCACCTTCGACAACACCCTGGTGGCGATGGAGCGCAGCGGCGAGACGCTGAACCGCGTGTCGCGCATCTTCTTCGGCCTGGTCCAGGCTGACGGCACCGAAGCGCGCCAGAAGATCCAGGAAGACATCGCACCCAGGCTGGCCGCGCACCAGGACGAGATCAACCTCGACCCGAAGCTGTTCGCGCGCGTGAAGTCGCTGTACGACCAGCGTGACACGCTGGAGCTGGATCCGGTGCAGAAGCGCCTGGTCGAGCACTACTACGATGGCCTGGTGCGCGCCGGTGCGCAGCTGTCCGACGCGGACAAGGCCAGCCTGCGCAAGCTCAACGTGGAAGAGACCACCCTGTCCACGCAGTTCCATACCCGCCTGGTCGCAGCCACCGCCGCCGCCGCCGTCGTCGTTGACGACAAGGCCAAGCTGGCTGGCCTGGACGACAACGCGGTCAACAATGCCGCCACGGCCGCCAAGGAACGCAAGCTGGACGGCAAGTTCGTGCTGCCGCTGCAGAACACCACCCAGCAGCCGGTGCTCGGCTCGCTCAGCGACCGCGACCAGCGTGCCGCCGTGCTGAAGGCCTCGGAAACCCGCGCCGAGCGTGGCGATGCCAACGACACCCGGCAGACCGTGCAGCGCCTGGCCCAGCTGCGTGCGCAGAAGGCCAAGCTGCTCGGCTTCGACACCTTTGCCGACTACCAGCTGGGCGACCAGATGGCCAAGACCCCGGCCGCCGCACTGAAGCTGCTGACCGACACCGTGCCGGCGGCCACCGCCAAGGCGCGTGCCGAAGCCGCTGAGATCCAGAAGGTGATCGATGCGCAGAAGGGCGGTTTCCAGGTCGCCGCGTCCGACTGGGACTTCTACGCCGAGCAGGTGCGCAAGGCCAAGTACGATCTGGATGAATCGCAGATCAAGCCGTACTTCGAGCTGGACAACGTGCTGCAGAACGGCGTCTTCTACGCCGCTACCCAGCTGTACGGCATCACCTTCAAGCCGCGCACCGACATTCCGACCTACAACCCGGACATGAAGGTGTACGAGGTATTCGACAAGGACGGCACCTCGCTGGCGCTGTTCTACACCGACTACTTCAAGCGTGACACCAAGTCCGGCGGTGCCTGGATGGACGTGTTCGTCGAACAGGACGGCCTGACCGGTGCCAAGCCGGTGGTCTACAACGTCTGCAACTTCACCAAGCCGGCCGATGGCCAGCCTGCGCTGATCAGCTTCGACGACGTCACCACGATGTTCCATGAGTTCGGCCATGCGCTGCACGGCATGTTCTCGAACGTGAAGTACCCGTCGATCGCCGGCACCGCCACCTCGCGCGATTTCGTCGAGTTCCCCTCGCAGTTCAACGAGCACTGGGCGCTGGACCCGAAGGTGTTCGCCAACTACGCCAAGCACTACAAGACCGGCGAAGCGATGCCGCAGGAACTGGTCGACAAGATCCTCAAGGCACGCAGCTTCAACCAGGGCTATGCGACCACCGAGTACCTGTCGGCCGCGCTGCTCGACCTGGCCTGGCACACGCAGAAGGCCGATGCCCCGCTGCAGGACGTCGGTGCGTTCGAAGCCAGCGCGCTGAAGAAGTTCAAGGTTGACCTGCCGCAGGTGCCGCCGCGCTACCGCACCACCTACTTCGACCACATCTGGGGGGGTGGTTACTCGGCCGGTTACTACGCCTACTTCTGGGCCGAAGTGCTGGACCATGACGCCTACCAGTGGTTCACCGAACACGGTGGCCTGACGGCGGCCAACGGCCAGGAGTTCCGCGACAAGATCCTCTCGCGCGGCAACAGCGTGGAGCTGTCGACCCTGTACCGCGATTTCCGCGGCAAGGACCCGTCGGTGGAGCCGCTGCTGAAGTTCCGCGGGCTGAAATAA
- a CDS encoding 3-dehydroquinate dehydratase, whose product MSIFIIRGPEAAGALIRTATPLPAPVLKSLVHRAIDAGTSVAIRACGSEQELLDALRVADHSRGEVTLLDPGACAGSLRLQRLLPYLHNAYVEVHDDGAVAEPCLPAGIGQRLGIAAGYGAQSYVLALDIALDHLGLAEQANRVHVGT is encoded by the coding sequence ATGTCGATCTTCATCATCCGTGGCCCGGAAGCCGCTGGTGCGTTGATCCGCACCGCGACGCCACTGCCGGCGCCGGTGCTGAAATCGCTGGTGCATCGCGCGATCGACGCCGGCACCAGCGTGGCGATCCGCGCCTGCGGTTCGGAACAGGAACTGCTGGATGCCCTGCGCGTGGCCGACCACAGCCGCGGCGAGGTGACCCTGCTCGATCCGGGCGCGTGTGCCGGCAGCCTGCGCCTGCAGCGGCTGCTGCCCTACCTGCACAACGCCTACGTGGAAGTGCATGACGATGGCGCGGTGGCCGAACCGTGCCTGCCGGCGGGCATCGGCCAGCGCCTGGGCATCGCCGCCGGGTATGGCGCGCAGAGCTATGTGCTGGCGCTGGATATCGCGCTGGACCACCTCGGCCTGGCCGAGCAGGCGAACCGGGTGCACGTGGGGACGTAA
- the lepB gene encoding signal peptidase I: MDAVARPSFSTRALVWLKKEALPLLVMLGLLAAARDTLANHYVVPSGSMQPTLQPGDRVVVDMRAYGLRVPFTRTAMLATGTPQRGEVAVFDSPADGTRLIKRVAAVAGDHVQLRDGHLSINGQPLQVADLGDTEAFGERRARLDLDVGGGPDISDLVVPAGKLLVLGDHRGNSFDGRFFGFVDADKVYGRAVAVYYRRGDGFEWQRL; encoded by the coding sequence ATGGACGCCGTTGCCCGACCCTCGTTTTCCACGCGCGCGCTTGTCTGGCTGAAGAAGGAAGCGCTGCCATTGCTGGTGATGCTGGGCCTGCTGGCCGCCGCGCGCGATACCCTGGCCAACCACTACGTGGTGCCCAGCGGCTCGATGCAGCCGACCCTGCAGCCGGGTGACCGGGTGGTGGTGGACATGCGTGCGTACGGCCTGCGCGTGCCGTTCACCCGCACCGCAATGCTGGCCACCGGCACCCCGCAGCGCGGTGAAGTCGCGGTGTTCGATTCGCCGGCCGATGGCACCCGGCTGATCAAGCGCGTGGCGGCCGTGGCCGGCGACCACGTGCAGCTGCGCGATGGCCACCTGAGCATCAATGGCCAGCCGCTGCAGGTCGCCGACCTGGGGGATACCGAAGCCTTCGGCGAGCGCCGCGCGCGTCTCGACCTGGATGTGGGCGGTGGTCCGGACATCAGCGACCTGGTGGTACCGGCCGGCAAACTGCTGGTGCTGGGTGACCACCGTGGCAACAGCTTCGATGGCCGCTTCTTCGGCTTTGTCGATGCCGACAAGGTCTACGGCCGCGCGGTGGCGGTGTATTACCGCCGGGGCGACGGTTTCGAGTGGCAGCGCCTGTGA
- a CDS encoding MFS transporter codes for MTGETAAALERRAPTIDPAAEHRIQQGTPAFRRTALALFLAGFSTFGLLYTVQPLLPEFSRHFGVSAAGSAMSLSLTTGTLAVAMLLAGLLSDAVGRRPLMIGALLASATLSLCTALVDDWTTLLVLRTLLGLALSGVPAVAMTYLVEEMDSRALGLAMGLYIGGNAIGGMSGRLLAGIIADHWGWRWGIGVVSIIAVASTVLLWLQLPPSRHFQARRDGLRQLPSRWRRLFADPGLPWLFATSFVLMGVFVTLYNYLGYHLLAPPYRLSQTVVGLIFSVYLVGTFSSAWMGQQATRHGRGRILAISFALIGAGIVLLAMPWLSTMALGIALVTFGFFGGHSVASSWVGSRAGALRAEASALYLFAYYLGSSVLGAVGGLAYAAWDWRGVCAFAAVLTLVGGGIVWALQQRAAQPLTA; via the coding sequence ATGACTGGCGAAACTGCGGCGGCCCTCGAACGCCGCGCCCCCACTATCGACCCCGCCGCCGAGCACCGCATCCAGCAGGGCACGCCGGCCTTCCGGCGCACGGCGCTGGCGCTGTTCCTGGCCGGCTTCTCCACCTTCGGCCTGCTGTACACGGTGCAGCCGCTGCTGCCCGAGTTCAGCCGCCACTTCGGCGTGTCCGCCGCCGGCAGTGCGATGTCGCTGTCGCTGACCACCGGCACCCTGGCCGTGGCGATGCTGCTGGCCGGGCTGCTGTCCGATGCAGTGGGTCGGCGCCCGCTGATGATCGGTGCGTTGCTGGCCTCGGCCACGCTGTCGCTGTGCACCGCGCTGGTCGATGACTGGACCACGCTGCTGGTGCTGCGCACCCTGCTGGGGCTGGCCCTGAGTGGCGTACCGGCGGTGGCGATGACCTACCTGGTCGAGGAGATGGACAGCCGCGCGCTGGGCCTGGCGATGGGCCTGTACATCGGCGGCAATGCCATCGGCGGCATGAGCGGACGCCTGCTGGCCGGCATCATCGCCGACCACTGGGGCTGGCGCTGGGGTATCGGCGTGGTCTCGATCATCGCCGTCGCCAGCACCGTGCTGCTGTGGCTGCAGCTGCCGCCGTCGCGACATTTCCAGGCGCGCCGCGACGGCCTGCGCCAGTTGCCGTCACGCTGGCGCAGGCTGTTCGCCGATCCGGGCCTGCCGTGGTTGTTCGCCACCTCGTTCGTGCTGATGGGGGTGTTCGTTACCCTCTACAACTACCTCGGCTATCACCTGCTGGCGCCGCCGTACCGCCTCAGCCAGACCGTGGTCGGGCTGATCTTCAGCGTGTACCTGGTCGGTACCTTCAGTTCGGCATGGATGGGCCAGCAGGCCACGCGCCATGGGCGTGGACGCATCCTCGCCATTTCGTTCGCGCTGATCGGCGCCGGTATCGTGCTGCTGGCGATGCCGTGGCTGAGCACGATGGCACTCGGTATCGCACTGGTGACCTTCGGCTTCTTCGGCGGCCACTCGGTGGCCAGCAGCTGGGTTGGCAGCCGCGCCGGCGCCCTGCGTGCCGAAGCCTCCGCGCTGTACCTGTTTGCCTACTATCTCGGCTCCAGCGTGCTCGGTGCCGTCGGCGGGCTGGCCTATGCCGCCTGGGACTGGCGCGGGGTCTGCGCGTTCGCTGCCGTGCTGACCCTGGTCGGCGGCGGCATCGTCTGGGCGCTGCAGCAGCGTGCCGCGCAGCCGCTGACCGCCTGA
- a CDS encoding LysR family transcriptional regulator, whose translation MSIELRHLRYFLAVADTLHFGQAAERLGMSQPPLSQQIRQLEDLIGARLFVRSHRRVQLTPAGELLQERARAIVQQVETAVDEVQRAQRGEQGELRIGLTRATPLSPQIPRSILHYRQQYPQVRLQLSEMNTLQQIDALLDGSLDVGIIRKRALPPELVAHSLFVDPLALIVHAGHPALHRLSKQGTLSLRDFAQEPFVAFRRSAGAGIHDHMIALCAAAGFTPRIVQEAGEASTLISLAAAGLGAAILPSSCDHIRVEGARFVALVDAGAHSEVQLAWHREGVTPLIRNFAALLRGAFAGG comes from the coding sequence ATGTCCATCGAACTCCGCCACCTGCGCTACTTCCTCGCCGTTGCCGATACGCTGCACTTCGGCCAGGCGGCGGAGCGGCTGGGGATGTCGCAGCCGCCGCTCAGCCAGCAGATCCGGCAGCTGGAAGACCTGATCGGTGCGCGCCTGTTCGTGCGCAGCCATCGTCGTGTGCAGCTGACGCCTGCCGGCGAACTGCTGCAGGAACGTGCACGCGCCATCGTGCAGCAGGTGGAAACGGCGGTGGACGAGGTGCAGCGCGCGCAGCGCGGCGAGCAGGGTGAGCTGCGCATCGGGCTGACCCGGGCCACGCCGCTGTCACCGCAGATTCCGCGTTCGATCCTGCACTACCGCCAGCAGTATCCGCAGGTGCGGCTGCAGCTGAGCGAGATGAACACCCTGCAGCAGATCGATGCGCTGCTCGATGGCAGTCTGGACGTGGGCATCATCCGCAAGCGCGCGTTGCCGCCGGAACTGGTGGCGCACAGCCTGTTCGTCGATCCGCTGGCGTTGATCGTGCATGCCGGCCACCCTGCCCTGCACAGGCTGTCGAAGCAGGGCACGCTGTCGCTGCGTGATTTCGCCCAGGAGCCGTTCGTGGCATTCCGCCGCAGCGCCGGGGCGGGCATCCATGACCACATGATCGCGTTGTGTGCGGCGGCGGGCTTCACTCCGCGCATCGTGCAGGAAGCCGGTGAAGCGTCGACGCTGATCAGTCTTGCGGCTGCCGGCCTGGGTGCGGCGATCCTTCCCTCCTCGTGCGACCACATCCGGGTGGAGGGCGCGCGCTTCGTGGCGCTGGTCGATGCCGGGGCACATTCGGAAGTACAGCTGGCGTGGCACCGCGAGGGCGTGACGCCACTGATCCGCAACTTCGCCGCGCTGCTGCGCGGGGCGTTTGCGGGCGGGTAA
- a CDS encoding LysR family transcriptional regulator, which produces MPTRPSPSPRFSYKSDRLKPLRAFCQTVRLGSVSRAAEALFVSQPAISLQLQALERELGVPLFERSGRRLVPSREGQLLYEMAQPLVESLDGLEARFRDKVRGLDAGELNIAANSSTILYLLPKIVERFRQHHPDVRLTLHNAISADGTDLLREDAADLAIGSMTDVPADLSYAPAYRFEQVLIAPHDHPLASGGELELADIARYPLVLPPKRQITYRLVDQVFQRHRIAYTVALEVGGWEVIKQYVAMGMGISIVPALCLNEADRERLAARSMKRWFPERSYGVIVRRGKALSAQARAFVELIQPELFSPRDYDQSGHSER; this is translated from the coding sequence ATGCCCACGCGCCCCTCGCCAAGTCCGCGTTTTTCCTACAAATCCGATCGGCTGAAGCCGTTGCGCGCGTTCTGTCAGACCGTGCGCCTGGGCTCGGTCTCACGGGCGGCTGAGGCCCTTTTCGTCAGCCAGCCGGCCATCAGCCTGCAGCTTCAGGCCCTGGAGCGGGAGCTGGGTGTGCCTTTGTTTGAACGCAGCGGCCGGCGCCTGGTGCCCAGCCGCGAGGGCCAGCTGCTGTATGAAATGGCGCAGCCGCTGGTGGAGAGCCTGGATGGGCTGGAAGCCCGCTTCCGCGACAAGGTGCGCGGGCTGGACGCCGGCGAACTGAACATCGCCGCCAACAGCTCCACCATCCTGTATCTGCTGCCGAAGATCGTCGAGCGCTTCCGCCAGCACCATCCGGACGTGCGCCTGACCCTGCACAACGCGATCAGCGCCGACGGCACCGATCTGCTGCGCGAGGACGCCGCCGACCTGGCGATCGGTTCGATGACCGACGTGCCGGCGGATCTGAGCTACGCGCCGGCCTACCGGTTCGAACAGGTGCTGATCGCGCCGCACGATCATCCGCTGGCCAGCGGCGGCGAACTGGAACTGGCCGACATCGCGCGCTACCCGCTGGTGCTGCCGCCGAAACGGCAGATCACCTACCGGCTGGTGGACCAGGTGTTCCAGCGCCACCGCATCGCCTACACGGTGGCGCTGGAGGTGGGGGGCTGGGAGGTGATCAAGCAGTACGTGGCGATGGGCATGGGCATTTCCATCGTGCCGGCGCTGTGCCTGAACGAGGCCGACCGCGAACGGCTGGCGGCGCGGTCGATGAAGCGCTGGTTCCCGGAGCGCAGTTACGGAGTGATCGTGCGGCGGGGCAAGGCGCTGTCGGCGCAGGCGCGGGCGTTTGTGGAGCTGATCCAGCCGGAGCTGTTCAGTCCGCGCGACTACGACCAGAGCGGGCATTCGGAGCGGTAA
- the aceB gene encoding malate synthase A, which produces MSAVASAVPSTAAKATPGIALATQVAGQATVLPAPLLALLVSLHRAVEPGRQARLQARRERQAFFDQGGLPDFREDTAAIRSGDWRVAPLPAALQDRRVEITGPTDPKMVINALNSGAKVFMADFEDSTSPTWRNLLAGQQTLAAAVRGDLEFSAPAANGKPGKHYRLRPFDEQAVLIVRPRGWHLDEKHVRVDGQFLAGGLFDAAVFAFHNARALQGKDRGPYFYLPKLQSMEEAALWETALSHIEGMLGLPHGQIKVTVLIETLPAVFEMDEILHALRDRIVGLNCGRWDYIFSYLKTFRRHADRVLPERGQVTMTQPFLKAYSELLIQTCHRRGAHAMGGMAAQIPINNDAAANEQAMARVRADKLREVSAGHDGTWVAHPALIPVALAIFDEHMPTPNQHHVLRQDVRVGRDELVARPPGTITRAGFDGNVEVCVRYLAAWLDGNGCVPIHHLMEDAATAEISRSQLWQWLHTPGQQLDDGTAIDLALLDSTLAQLPARLGDTSALPGGARIGEAIALLGELSRSEELTDFLTLPAYARID; this is translated from the coding sequence ATGTCCGCCGTCGCTTCCGCTGTTCCCTCCACTGCCGCCAAGGCCACCCCGGGCATCGCCCTGGCGACCCAGGTGGCCGGCCAGGCCACCGTGCTGCCGGCGCCGCTGCTGGCCCTGCTGGTGTCGCTGCACCGGGCAGTGGAACCGGGCCGGCAGGCACGGCTGCAGGCGCGCCGCGAGCGCCAGGCGTTCTTCGACCAGGGCGGCCTGCCGGACTTCCGCGAAGACACCGCCGCGATCCGCAGCGGCGACTGGCGTGTTGCCCCGCTGCCGGCGGCGCTGCAGGACCGCCGCGTCGAGATCACCGGCCCGACCGACCCGAAGATGGTCATCAACGCGCTGAACTCCGGCGCCAAGGTGTTCATGGCCGACTTCGAGGATTCGACCTCGCCGACCTGGCGCAACCTGCTGGCCGGGCAGCAGACCCTGGCCGCCGCCGTGCGTGGCGACCTGGAATTCAGCGCACCGGCGGCCAACGGCAAGCCGGGCAAGCACTACCGACTGCGCCCGTTCGACGAGCAGGCGGTACTGATCGTGCGCCCGCGTGGCTGGCACCTGGACGAGAAGCATGTGCGCGTTGACGGTCAGTTCCTGGCCGGTGGCCTGTTCGATGCGGCGGTGTTCGCTTTCCACAACGCCCGCGCGCTGCAGGGCAAGGACCGCGGCCCGTACTTCTACCTGCCCAAGCTGCAGAGCATGGAAGAGGCCGCGCTGTGGGAGACCGCGCTGTCGCACATCGAGGGCATGCTCGGCCTGCCGCACGGCCAGATCAAGGTGACGGTGCTGATCGAAACGCTGCCGGCGGTGTTCGAGATGGACGAGATCCTGCATGCCCTGCGCGACCGCATCGTCGGCCTGAACTGCGGGCGCTGGGATTACATCTTCTCGTACCTGAAAACCTTCCGCCGCCACGCCGACCGGGTGCTGCCCGAACGCGGCCAGGTGACCATGACCCAGCCGTTCCTGAAGGCGTATTCGGAGCTGCTGATCCAGACCTGCCACCGCCGCGGTGCGCATGCGATGGGCGGCATGGCCGCGCAGATTCCGATCAACAACGATGCCGCCGCCAACGAGCAGGCCATGGCGCGGGTGCGTGCGGACAAGCTGCGCGAGGTGAGCGCCGGCCATGACGGCACCTGGGTCGCGCACCCGGCGCTGATTCCGGTGGCGCTGGCGATCTTCGACGAACACATGCCCACGCCCAACCAGCATCACGTGCTGCGCCAGGATGTGCGCGTGGGCCGCGATGAGCTGGTTGCACGGCCGCCGGGCACCATCACCCGGGCCGGTTTCGACGGCAACGTGGAAGTCTGCGTGCGCTATCTGGCCGCCTGGCTGGACGGCAACGGCTGCGTGCCGATCCATCACCTGATGGAGGACGCGGCCACCGCCGAGATCAGCCGCAGCCAGCTGTGGCAGTGGCTGCACACGCCGGGCCAGCAGCTGGACGACGGCACCGCGATCGACCTGGCCCTGCTCGACAGCACGCTGGCGCAGCTGCCGGCGCGGCTGGGCGATACCTCGGCGCTGCCCGGCGGTGCCCGCATCGGTGAAGCCATCGCCCTGCTCGGCGAACTGAGCCGCAGCGAAGAGCTGACCGATTTCCTGACCCTGCCGGCCTACGCACGCATCGATTGA
- the aceA gene encoding isocitrate lyase, which yields MSTLPTAEQIQHDWDTNPRWEGIQRNYSAADVVRLRGTVHIEHSLARLGAEKLWKSLHEREFVNALGALTGNQAMQQVKAGLKAIYLSGWQVAADANLAGQMYPDQSLYPADSVPAVVKRINNTLLRADQLHHAEGKDEIDFLQPIVADAEAGFGGVLNAFELMKAMIEAGAAGVHFEDQLASVKKCGHMGGKVLVPTREAIEKLNAARLAADVLGVPTLLVARTDAEAADLLTSDIDGNDRPFATGERTVEGFYKTRNGLDQAISRGLAYAPYADLVWCETGKPDLEFARKFAEAIHAKFPGKLLAYNCSPSFNWKKNLDDATIAKFQRELGSYGYKFQFITLAGFHALNYGMFNLAHGYARRQMSAFVELQEAEFEAAERGFTAVKHQREVGTGYFDAVTQAIQQGQSSTTALTGSTEEEQFHGARSERAA from the coding sequence ATGAGCACGCTGCCCACTGCCGAACAGATCCAGCACGACTGGGACACCAACCCGCGCTGGGAAGGCATCCAGCGCAACTACAGCGCTGCCGACGTGGTGCGCCTGCGCGGTACCGTGCACATCGAGCATTCGCTGGCCCGGCTGGGTGCGGAGAAGCTGTGGAAATCGCTGCACGAGCGCGAGTTCGTCAACGCGCTGGGCGCGCTGACCGGCAACCAGGCCATGCAGCAGGTCAAGGCCGGGCTGAAGGCGATCTACCTGTCCGGCTGGCAGGTGGCCGCCGATGCCAACCTGGCCGGCCAGATGTATCCGGACCAGTCGCTGTACCCGGCCGATTCGGTGCCGGCGGTGGTCAAGCGCATCAACAACACCCTGCTGCGCGCCGACCAGCTGCACCACGCTGAAGGCAAGGATGAGATCGATTTCCTGCAGCCGATCGTGGCCGATGCCGAGGCCGGTTTCGGCGGCGTGCTCAACGCGTTCGAACTGATGAAGGCGATGATCGAGGCCGGCGCGGCCGGCGTGCACTTCGAGGACCAGCTGGCCTCGGTGAAGAAGTGCGGCCACATGGGCGGCAAGGTGCTGGTGCCGACCCGCGAGGCGATCGAAAAGCTCAACGCCGCGCGCCTGGCTGCCGATGTGCTGGGCGTGCCGACCCTGCTGGTGGCGCGGACCGATGCCGAAGCCGCTGATCTGCTGACCAGCGACATCGACGGCAACGACAGGCCGTTCGCCACCGGCGAGCGCACCGTGGAAGGCTTCTACAAGACCCGCAACGGCCTGGACCAGGCGATCAGCCGTGGCCTGGCGTATGCGCCCTATGCCGACCTGGTGTGGTGCGAGACCGGCAAGCCGGACCTGGAATTCGCGCGCAAGTTCGCCGAGGCCATCCATGCGAAGTTCCCCGGCAAGCTGCTGGCCTACAACTGCTCGCCCAGCTTCAACTGGAAGAAGAACCTGGACGACGCCACCATCGCCAAATTCCAGCGCGAACTGGGCAGCTACGGCTACAAATTCCAGTTCATCACCCTGGCCGGTTTCCACGCCCTGAACTACGGCATGTTCAATCTGGCCCACGGCTACGCACGCCGCCAGATGAGCGCCTTCGTGGAGCTGCAGGAAGCCGAGTTCGAAGCGGCCGAGCGCGGCTTCACCGCGGTCAAGCACCAGCGCGAAGTGGGTACCGGCTACTTCGACGCGGTGACCCAGGCGATCCAGCAGGGCCAGTCCTCGACCACCGCGCTGACCGGTTCGACCGAGGAAGAACAGTTCCACGGCGCGCGCAGCGAACGCGCCGCCTGA
- a CDS encoding GGDEF domain-containing protein, which yields MTGRGAAENIDTTTGIARVAMAEIVHALLTADEIALFAKFARPCKLEAGQWLFQRGHHGERMYVILDGQIELDFGEDLVIKTLGRHEFFGELGMLVGDHPRSASARALEDCEVLELGPDDFHRLVDSAPGLVAYFLRRTIMRVLTNEQALISQLRRRNHDLETALDNLYITTHQLTHTRELVRTDELTGLHNRRGLALYLQECRTQAEGPPQALLLIDCDRFKQINDRHGHQAGDRVLQSMGNILRSMASEHDLACRLGGDEFCLLLRRGNHEIVQHAAEFILSAVHGLLERSHGTPHVSLASIGASLLAPEADWSEWYARADRALYQAKRAGGNCLRWARDSDSGQ from the coding sequence ATGACCGGCAGGGGTGCGGCCGAGAACATCGACACGACGACCGGTATCGCCCGCGTGGCGATGGCCGAGATCGTGCATGCCCTGCTGACCGCAGACGAGATCGCATTGTTCGCGAAGTTCGCCCGGCCGTGCAAGCTCGAGGCCGGCCAGTGGCTGTTCCAGCGCGGCCACCATGGCGAGCGGATGTATGTGATCCTCGACGGGCAGATCGAACTGGATTTCGGTGAGGACCTGGTGATCAAGACCCTGGGGCGGCACGAATTCTTCGGTGAACTGGGCATGCTGGTCGGCGACCACCCGCGCAGCGCCAGCGCGCGTGCGCTGGAAGACTGCGAGGTCCTGGAACTGGGGCCGGACGACTTCCATCGCCTGGTCGATTCCGCTCCCGGCCTGGTTGCCTATTTCCTGCGGCGCACGATCATGCGCGTGCTGACCAACGAGCAGGCGCTGATCAGCCAGCTGCGGCGGCGCAACCATGACCTGGAAACCGCGCTCGACAATCTGTACATCACCACCCACCAGCTGACCCACACCCGTGAGCTGGTGCGCACCGACGAACTGACCGGCCTGCACAACCGGCGGGGCCTGGCCCTGTACCTGCAGGAATGCCGCACCCAGGCCGAAGGGCCACCGCAGGCGCTGCTGCTGATCGACTGCGACCGCTTCAAGCAGATCAACGACCGCCATGGCCACCAGGCCGGCGACCGGGTGCTGCAGAGCATGGGCAACATCCTGCGTTCGATGGCCAGCGAGCACGATCTGGCCTGCCGCCTGGGCGGCGACGAGTTCTGCCTGCTGCTGCGCCGGGGCAATCATGAGATCGTGCAGCACGCCGCCGAGTTCATCCTCAGCGCGGTGCACGGCCTGCTGGAACGCAGCCACGGCACGCCGCACGTGAGCCTGGCCAGCATCGGTGCCAGCCTGCTGGCGCCGGAGGCGGACTGGAGCGAATGGTATGCACGCGCGGACCGGGCGCTGTACCAGGCCAAGCGCGCCGGCGGCAACTGCCTGCGCTGGGCCCGGGATTCCGACAGCGGTCAATGA